From the genome of Epinephelus lanceolatus isolate andai-2023 chromosome 23, ASM4190304v1, whole genome shotgun sequence, one region includes:
- the LOC117249541 gene encoding suppressor APC domain-containing protein 1 — protein sequence MACRPPGCGSYTVVIIPLRTSLYSLDALRFFLWVRRLRELEKEKDALCSGLEVLEKARLWYLQRLEENRARQENIEIKTGLSCQEGAAEAQSCLLRSRIQRVNGSLGSVMSEPNVTSRSNPSLPDAVADSDLRWHNTVLTQEVCNKNHQISILEWEKDALLEQLDELQAH from the exons ATGGCCTGTCGTCCCCCCGGCTGTGGCTCCTACACTGTGGTTATCATCCCACTCAGGACCAGCCTCTACAGCCTGGATGCACTTCGCTTCTTCCTAtgg GTTAGGCGTCTGAGGGAGCTAGAGAAAGAGAAGGACGCTCTGTGCTCCGGTCTGGAGGTCCTGGAGAAGGCCCGTCTCTGGTACCTCCAGCGGCTGGAGGAGAACAGAGCGAGGCAGGAAAACATCGAAATCAAGACGGGGCTCAGTTGCCAGGAAGGTGCAGCAGAG gCTCAGTCTTGCCTCCTCAGGTCTCGCATTCAGCGGGTGAACGGCTCCCTGGGTTCCGTGATGAGTGAACCCAATGTCACCAGCCGCAGCAACCCCTCTCTGCCTGACGCGGTGGCAGACAGCGACCTCCGGTGGCACAACACAGTACTGACTCAG GAGGTGTGTAACAAGAATCATCAGATCTCCATATTAGAATGGGAAAAGGACGCGCTCCTCGAACAGCTCGATGAGCTGCAGGCCCACtga
- the LOC117248924 gene encoding achaete-scute homolog 4, with protein MSYHNKDFTDHIPYVPPLALHGFSMENSGAHYKDALRLGLSFHLDAAYLDPVHGQRLPYRQLSYFPFHVPLGVCDYSFEPAFIRKRNERERHRVRCVNEGYARLREHLPHEFEDKRLSKVETLRAAINYIKHLQSMLDLNVSGMEMSLGDARNRAPLPQRRDSDGESKTGLSDSGETVY; from the coding sequence ATGTCTTATCATAATAAAGACTTCACGGACCATATTCCATATGTCCCTCCACTGGCTCTCCACGGCTTCTCCATGGAGAACAGCGGCGCGCACTACAAGGATGCGCTCAGACTCGGGCTGTCCTTCCACCTGGACGCTGCATACCTCGACCCCGTGCACGGTCAGAGGTTACCCTACAGACAGTTATCCTACTTCCCCTTCCACGTCCCCCTCGGTGTGTGTGATTATTCCTTTGAGCCTGCGTTCATCCGGAAAAGGAACGAAAGGGAGCGGCATCGAGTGCGCTGCGTAAACGAGGGTTACGCGCGGCTCAGGGAGCATCTGCCGCACGAGTTTGAGGACAAACGGCTCAGCAAGGTGGAGACCCTGCGGGCGGCTATAAACTATATCAAACATCTGCAGAGCATGCTGGACTTAAACGTGTCCGGGATGGAGATGTCGCTTGGAGACGCGCGTAACCGTGCGCCGCTGCCGCAGAGGAGAGACAGTGATGGAGAATCCAAAACTGGCCTCAGCGACAGTGGGGAAACAGTCTACTAg
- the LOC117249634 gene encoding uncharacterized protein LOC117249634, with protein MPVECCALFPQQTGSHSGRQNPDGSTSESSILDSQRAGRATLVRQAENLCTATKVRNDAALGRLGLPVQDITLPSPRPPPFPKRSIRSPQRRRRIAPLSDVPRFNTEVIDRHQSPGSLDEEDDSFWEKVLLGSQMAALICKEAQMADRDQSSTSSLSSVDCQIPSELRAIALIEEPTTPPPPPPPRRAVPLFRRRMSRLPVLSAKHSGAEKEVVDGCRLQSAKGKVEAFVERLKCLQLASIPSPRPPAAPKTTPAATPLAPTPPRVPQAQKRGTRPGVALCSAKAVSVADKDTTTDCSPNAAMDKKVKKTELQPLTDPVQSLSACFKLLSLDDWEKKINGLKIIQALAQHHPDTLRTKLHEVCLVLIEEVNNLRSAVACEAMDTLAELFIHLQKAMDPEAEGTGRALLLKLAQTTSAFIHQQANLALDALVDSCSRGRIVSVLLNAGLSHRCAAVRGSMAQHLHQLADSLGAAGILTAGRTLTERFLLAVSKMCVDGAPEVRHHGQIVLLKLADHKDFIKLWTKIVLVNERSSMDKILKKAKK; from the exons ATGCCAGTAGAG TGTTGTGCTTTATTTCCACAGCAAACTGGGAGCCACAGTGGACGTCAAAATCCTGATGGCTCGACCAGTGAGTCCAGCATCCTGGACTCCCAGAGGGCAGGGAGGGCTACGTTAGTTCGCCAGGCAGAAAACCTGTGCACTGCGACGAAAGTCCGAAATGACGCTGCTCTGGGGAGACTGGGACTCCCCGTTCAGGACATCACCCTGCCTTCACCTCGACCACCACCTTTCCCAAAAAGAAGCATCAGATCCCCCCAACGAAGAAGGAGGATCGCCCCTCTTTCAGATGTTCCTCGTTTCAACACTGAGGTCATCGACAGACACCAGAGCCCTGGAAGTCTTGATGAGGAGGACGACTCCTTCTGGGAGAAGGTGCTTCTTGGCAGCCAGATGGCTGCCCTCATATGCAAGGAGGCTCAAATGGCAGACCGAGACCAGAGCTCAACCTCCTCCCTCAGCTCCGTTGATTGTCAAATACCCAGTGAGCTAAGGGCCATTGCTCTGATTGAGGAACCaacaactcctcctcctcctcctcctcctcgtcgaGCAGTCCCACTGTTCAGGAGAAGAATGTCTCGTCTGCCTGTGCTTTCAGCCAAACACAGTGGAGCAG AGAAAGAGGTAGTTGATGGATGTAGGCTACAATCGGCTAAAGGGAAAGTCGAGGCTTTTGTGGAGAGACTGAAATGCCTCCAGCTCGCCTCCATCCCTTCACCTCGACCTCCAGCAGCTCCAAAGACGACCCCTGCAGCG ACGCCTTTGGCTCCCACCCCTCCAAGAGTTCCCCAGGCCCAGAAACGAGGGACTCGACCCGGGGTGGCCCTGTGTTCCGCAAAAGCCGTCAGCGTGGCAG ACAAGGACACAACCACTGACTGCAGCCCTAATGCTGCAATGGATAAAAAGGTCAAGAAGACGGAGCTACAGCCGTTGACCGACCCTGTGCAGAGCCTGTCTGCCTGTTTCAAGCTGCTCTCCCTAGATGACTG GGAGAAGAAAATCAACGGCTTGAAAATCATTCAGGCTCTTGCACAGCACCACCCAGACACACTGAGGACAAAACTGCATGAAGTGTGTCTGGTTCTCATCGAGGAG GTGAACAACTTACGCTCAGCCGTTGCTTGTGAAGCAATGGACACCTTGGCAGAGCTGTTCATTCACCTCCAAAAGGCCATGGACCCAGAGGCAGAGGGAACAGGCCGAGCCTTGCTGCTGAAACTGGCACAGACAACGAGTGCCTTCATTCACCAGCAGGCTAATCTTGCTCTCGACGCCCTGGTAGACAGCTGCAGCCGTGGTCGCATTGTGAGCGTTCTTTTGAACGCAGGCCTGag CCACCGATGTGCTGCAGTCAGAGGCAGCATGGCTCAACATCTGCACCAGCTGGCTGACAGCCTGGGAGCAGCTGGCATCTTGACAGCAGGAAGGACACTCACAGAGCGCTTCCTTCTTGCTGTCTCCAAGATGTGTGTCGATGGCGCACCAGAAGTGAG GCACCATGGACAGATAGTCCTCTTAAAATTGGCCGACCACAAGGACTTCATCAAACTGTGGACAAAGATCGTTCTAGTAAACGAAAGATCATCAATGGACAAGATCTTAAAGAAGGCCAAGAAATAG